The sequence CCTGCGCTACCGCGACCACCCGGCGCTGGCGATGTGGCACGTGTCCAACGAGCTGGGCTGCCACAACGCACACTGCTACTGCGACGTGTCGGCCACCGCGTTCCGGCGTTGGCTGCGGCTGCGGTATGGGGCCATGGACCGGCTCAACGAGGCATGGGGCACCCAGTTCTGGAGCCAGCACTACGGGGACTGGGAGGAGATCCTGCCGCCCCGCCAGACCACCACGGGTCCCAACCCCACGCAGGTGCTCGACTTCGCCCGGTTCTCCTCGGACGAGCTGCTCGACTACTTCCGGGCCGAGCGGGACCTGCTGCACCGGCTCAGCCCGGGGGTGCCCGTCACCACGAACTTCATGGTCACCTCGCACTTCTCGGCGCTGGACTACGCGGCCTGGGCGCCCGAGCAGGACCTGGTCAGCCAGGACCACTACTTGGACGGCCGGCTCGACGACCCGGTCGCGGAGCTCGCGTTCTCCGCGGACCTGACCCGCGGCCTAGCGCGCGGCGGCCCGTGGTTCCTCATGGAGCACTCCACGAGCGCGGTGAACTGGCAGCCGGTGAACTACGCCAAGCCACCCGGGCAGCTGATGCGCAACAGCCTCGCGCACGTGGCCAGGGGCGCGGACGCCGTGGGGTTCTTCCAGTGGCGGGCGAGCCGAGCCGGGGCTGAACAGTTCCACTCCGCGCTAGTCCCTCATGCAGGCACCGACACCAAGGTCTGGCGTGAGGTCGTCGAGCTCGGGGCGCTGCTGCGGCGAGCGGCTGACGTCGCCGGGACCAGGGTCCAGGCGGACGTCGCGATGCTCTTCGACTGGCAGGCCGGCTGGGCCTGCGACCAGGGCAACCATCCCAGCGATGCCGTCCGCTACATCGACCAGCCGCAGGCGCTGCACCGCGCGCTCTGGCAGGCGGGGGTCACCGCCGACGTGGTCGGCCCGGGCGTGGATCTCGGCGGCTACTCCGTCGTCGTCGTCCCCACGCTGTATCTCGTCGACGACGGGACCGCGGAAGCGGTACGAGTGTTCGTGGAGCGCGGCGGGCAGGCCGTCATCACCTACTTCTCCGGCATCGTCGACCCGGACGACCACGTGCGCCTCGGCGGGTACCCCGGAGCGTTCGCCGACCTGCTGGGCGTCCGCACCGAGGAGTTCTTCCCCCTGCAGCCGGGCGCCCGGCTACCCCTCCAGGTCGCCACGGACGACTGGCCGGGCACCGACGAGTGGACCGGCTCGGTCTGGTCCGAGCTGACCCACCTTGTCGGCGCGCGGGCCGTGGCCACATATGGCGCCGGTCCGCTCGCCGGATCTCCCGCAGTGACCCGGCACGCGGTCGGCGAGGGCACCGCCTGGTACGTCGGAACCGCACTCGACGACGCGGCGCTTCCGGCGCTGCTCGCAGTGGTCTGCGAGCGGGCGGGCGTCCGCCCGCCAGCGGCGGCTCCGCCCGGCGTCGAGGTGGTCCGCCGCAGCGGCAGCGGGCGCTCCTTCCTGTTCGTGATCAACCACTCCCCGGCCCCGGCCCAGTTGAGCGCCCGTGGCCTCGACCTGGTCTCCGGAGTACGGGCCGACGGCACCCTGGAGCTACCGGGTGGCGCCTGCGCGGTGATCAGGGAGGAGCCGTAGGTGCTCGCGCGGCAACGTCAGGAGCAGATCCTCGAGCGGGTCCAGAGCACC comes from Actinomycetes bacterium and encodes:
- a CDS encoding beta-galactosidase, which produces MTTGDAPSPQPGTGEPARWPLAGLAFGGDYNPEQWLRETWVEDVQLMRDAGVTFATVGVFSWALLQPTPDRFDFDWLDEVLDLLHGAGIAVDLATATASPPPWLSRSRPEILPVDRSGNRLWPGSRQAWCSSSPVFREHALALVEAMALRYRDHPALAMWHVSNELGCHNAHCYCDVSATAFRRWLRLRYGAMDRLNEAWGTQFWSQHYGDWEEILPPRQTTTGPNPTQVLDFARFSSDELLDYFRAERDLLHRLSPGVPVTTNFMVTSHFSALDYAAWAPEQDLVSQDHYLDGRLDDPVAELAFSADLTRGLARGGPWFLMEHSTSAVNWQPVNYAKPPGQLMRNSLAHVARGADAVGFFQWRASRAGAEQFHSALVPHAGTDTKVWREVVELGALLRRAADVAGTRVQADVAMLFDWQAGWACDQGNHPSDAVRYIDQPQALHRALWQAGVTADVVGPGVDLGGYSVVVVPTLYLVDDGTAEAVRVFVERGGQAVITYFSGIVDPDDHVRLGGYPGAFADLLGVRTEEFFPLQPGARLPLQVATDDWPGTDEWTGSVWSELTHLVGARAVATYGAGPLAGSPAVTRHAVGEGTAWYVGTALDDAALPALLAVVCERAGVRPPAAAPPGVEVVRRSGSGRSFLFVINHSPAPAQLSARGLDLVSGVRADGTLELPGGACAVIREEP